The Sparus aurata chromosome 12, fSpaAur1.1, whole genome shotgun sequence sequence TACTGGACATAGTTTCATCATATGGACAAAAACACATCTCCAAATAAATGGAAATATTGTGTGTCAGCTGcatttataaatgtatacatacattAGAGTTGCCAGTAACCCTGTCTGTAGTGAGTGTGTAGCTGAGGTTTGATGACTCAGCCCTTGACacatgagtgtttgtttttctttggtaTTACGTGAACTTTTAGCCTGAGAAAGACTCGCCATCCTGCTTAAAGTTATTCTTGTGTGCTGGCTTACATCCTGGCCTGACTCCACACAGCAACAGGAGTAACCATTCAGACCTGTGACGTAAGCCCACACAGTAGTTTGAACTGGCTGCACCCAAAACATTCCTCAAACTGgcaaagaaaaattaaaatacttaaaaataaaaagacctTTCATAAAAGAATACAGGATGGTTAATGGatagtttttgatttttttgaatCAACAGGAAAAAGGTTTTCTCCACCTCAACCACATCCTCAACAATCTGGAGACACTCAAGCAGAAACGCTGGTAGAAAGAGCAGCTACCGAAGATGGATGAAGGGCAAAACACTGTTCAGTAATGATGGGTGCATTGGTTTTATCTAGATATAAACAGTGTGGGTTTCCACTGTTTGAAATAGTGAAATGATGGTCTTTTACTCACTTTTGATACATTCATCATGTGACATGAAGTGCAACTTCAAATGActtttaatgttgtgttgtgatgaatatagacatacatacatacatacatacatacatacatacatacatacatatatatacatatatatatatatatatatatatatacatatatacatatatacatatatacatatatacatatgtatgtatatatatatatatatatatatatatatatatatatatatatatatacatatatacatatatatgtatatatatatatatatatacatatatacatacatatatatatatacatatatatatacatacatatatatacatatatatatatgtatatatatatatatatacacacatatatatacatagaaataaCACGGTAGGAGTAAAGCCTATTCACAGCTTTAGGGCTTTGTCCATATTTTGTCACACTGATtggtgctcctcctcctctttcactctctctctctctctctctctcactctctctttctctctatctctcctccCTTCCCAACTGCATGAATTGTAGGATGAGGTAATTTTAGACTGATGATTTTGGTGTAGGCGGTTGGCTACTGCCCCACTGTTCAACTGCTAATATAAGTGAGTGCATGTATGACTGGCAAACAGCCTTTCTCAGGACCAGTTTGCAGACACTCGCAGTGATCAGATCTGCTGTCATGGGGCAGAGAATGATGGGACACTCAGCTAAAGCTGCCTGTGGGGACTCAATGGTAAATATGGGCTCAGATGAGTCTGTGCTCATCCTCATCCAACACTGCCAGGACATGAAACAACAGGAGACACGCCTCAGACTCATCACTTTCCTTCTGCTGCTCAGCTGTATGGCACTGGTGCTTTTTATGACTGGTGCTAATTTATGGCAACACAAAAACTCTGGGTCCAGACAACAAGAGGTAAGTTACAAAACTTTCTCTTTATGTGCAAAATGTTCCTTGTCTTGTCGAGGGTTGGGCTGTTTCTGAATCATTGATGACATGAGCATGTAAACTTGACAGTTTGTATATATAATATTGGGAGATACTAATAACTTTACAAATTAGGAATATTTCAGAATTTCAGTAGACTTCATCCCTTATGATAAATGCAGTTATTAGAGCTAGGCTGCAACAGATTACAGTGCATGATCTTGACAGATAGTGCCATAAGATCTTAAAGGTTGAAGATGAAAATGTGtagatttacatttacataggGGGATGTGTCCACATTGAAGCGCTACTTTAGTTGGCTGCATCATTACAGACAAACCCTACAGTCCACTCAGACGCATTACATCTCTATGGGCACATTGATTGACGAACAGCTGGCCAGATATATTTACTCTCTGATGGCATCGCGTCATTTCCTACCACATAAACTGTTGcttccactttttttctcagcaTTGTAGTTGCCCTTTCACTTTATCACTATAAAGGCTAGATCCCATTTAGACTCTACAAGCGGTCGCATAATGTATACCATATAATGGCCACCATTTAAGTATCTGAACATGTTAATGCTCAACTTGTATATACAAAAAGTGATCTGTCTTATTTTCAGAATGCAGCTGTGCAAAGTCCAGCCTATTCCAGACAAGGGTGCCCAGCAGGTATGCTATGTTTTTAAGTCCATTGTTAATATTTGGGACTGTCTATAGAAGTTGGAGGATTTTAGTGGGCAAGTTAAAGTTTACAAGTTGAAGGATTCCTCACTTCTCTCCACTCTCAAGCTCTACACTTTATAAATGTGGTTGCTATTTCGCAACATTCACATGCTTGTGACACCGAAATCAAACAAGCAGGATTGTTTTGAacgtctctctcctccctttcccGGTTTACAGATAATCCTTCAACAGACTCCAAAAGACTGCAAATTCATCTCAGTGAGTATTTTTCTTGAGATTTCACTACTGTTCAaatgacttgtttgttttttacctaAGGGGTGGGAGATATGACCTAAAATCTATATCACAACTTTATAACTATAACTACATATTACTATTACTGCATATTTAGCCCTTTTGCTGCATGGTATCGCAGCCATATAGTTTTTCACCTATGACAGTGATGACAGTGTTGCAAAATCCCTGTttagaatatatatttttctgtcatATTGTAATTCTcatgtatttaattattttgttgtaaATCCTATATGTATGGAACTGAATACTTATTGTTTTCAgaagtttgaaaacaaaatgacttaATCCTTGAAAACTCACTTTCATATCCTAAATGCTGCCAAGCTGACTTTGTCAGAAAACTTGCGTCATAGTGTGAGTCACATCTAGCCTCAGCAGAATGACTCTTAATCCAAACACAACAGCGGGTAAACATCAAGTTGTAAGAttagatagttttgttttttttttttttgtcacagctTGAAAGAGAGTCTTGGCTCAACAGAGGATACACCTCCATGTACAGTCATGTTTAAAAGTTTCCATCTACTTGTAAAGAACAGGTATATCATGGTAGTCTTCAGTAACAATGATGTCTACAGCTCTCAGTTTTCTGTGATGGAGTGAGTGATTACATGTTCTgatggggttcaagtcaggactttaTGAAGGCCATTCCAAAACCTGAATTCTAGCCTGATTGAGCTGTTCCTTTAGCACttatgatgtgtgtttgggatcggAACACCCAACTAAACCCCAATCTTCTGCTGAGGATTTGAGGTTTTCCTGAAGATTTTGGAGATAATTCTCCTTCGTTATTCCATAATGTGTCATTAATGTATTAGACACACAGTTCACTCGGGGCTGAAGACCGCTGACTGTTCATGATTTGgcgagagaaagtaaacagggAGGGAGTTAACTGTACCTAAATGCTTAATATGTgcacaaatacaagaatttaATTGTAAGCACATTTGCTCAAAATGCTCATTTACTTTAGAGCAGCAGATGGCAGCAAAACAGTCCGACAGCAAAACACTACCAGCAACATGCTCAACAGTATGTGTGGTGCTCTTGAGGTTAAAtgcctcaccttctctcctcctaacatactgctgctcattgtggccaaacatatcagtgtttgtttcatgtgacCAGAGCTTTTCCTCCAgagggttttttctttgtccatgtgaccAGGCACCCACTAGATCTgtgttgatgtaaaacacacctgactgtggacactgacacctgtcttccagcagcttctaattcattgcagacttgtttttttgatggtttttggttgactctgACCTGtgttctctcagcagcaggtgatagttgGCAGTGAAACAACTGTGCCATGAACTTTATACTTACAAACAACTGATTGGtcagttgatcttgggacctggAACTGCTttaaaatggctccaagtgactttcctgacttgttcaaatcaataataaGCTCtgtcagatcaatgctgagctcctcAGACTCCTCAAGCCCTGTCAAAATTGGGGCAGAAAAGTCAGcagctgttatcaatcagaatcaTTCAGAATaagttaagaggccatgctacAAAGAACACTTGATTCACACAACTTTCTAAATCATCAAAACCGATCCTTTaagttactgtatgtatattttggAGAATTGTATAATGTGTACATGGATGGAACACACCATGGGGGGATTGTTAGTTTCAGGGATACATTTgatttactgtatgtttttaaCCTACAGGGTCCGTACCTGAGCCAGAAGCCAGAGAGAGCGGACCACTGTACATGACATGGAATGCCGAGTTTGGTCAAATATACGACCAGGAGAAACGTGCCATTGTGATTCCTGTGAAAGGCTTCTACTTTGTCTATATGAGGATTGCTTTAAACTGTCTTGGTGAGGACGAACCTGAAGACTTCAAGAAGTTCTTTGTGGAGCTGCAACAGTGGAATAAAGGTTATGACAAGAATGTAACCCTGGTGGAGGCGTTGGATGGTATATTGTGCACAACGCAAGGCTCCAAGACTATGTTTCTGGGGCGGCTTTTTGATTTGTCTGAAGGAGATCATCTGAGAGTGTTGATTATAGAGGGCTACAAACTGATCACAAAATCATCATTTGGTGCTTATCTCACATAGAGAATATGCATTCATGAGAATATGCCTTGATTGTCTTAATATaacatccatctatccattgtctgtaaccactTTATCCCTTTTTATGGGGTcgttgctggagccaatcccagctgtctctgggcgagggcagggtacaccctggacaagtcaccaGCTCATCTCAGGGCaatcactgatggcagaggccgccatgcaaggtgccatctgcacatcaggagcaatttggggctcagtatcttgctcaaggacacttcaacatgcagctcagctcagcccagagctgggatttgaaccagcaacctccCAATCACCAGCCCACCTGCTCTatccactgagctacagccccctttaatataatatgttaaacatattttttattgttgttaacaATTTATTTGTGGTTAATTATCATCACTTATTTATAAGCTCTGTTTTTAAGTACATCTTCTAAAGGCTTAAATTAAATGAGTATTCAGATTTGTCACTGTATAACACTGTATCAAGATTGTTGACAAATTACAGGAAGAGTTTAAAGAAGATGTAGATCCACCACAAGTCGCCACAACAGCTTCAGTGCTCCTTGACATCGAAATCTAATGGAGGGATGAACACCATTCCTCTAACCACTCATTTGGTGTTCAGTGATGGTGGAGAATCTCCCACAGGCGTTCATctgggttgagatctggagatTGTGAAGGCCACAACATGAATAAACTGTCGGCCAAACATCCCCAGTCTTTATATGGGTCTTTTCTTTAATTTGTCACTGATCTTGGTTTttctaaaatatatttatatgaatAAGTATTGTTTTCATGAgtaataatttaaaataaaattgccACATGCCTTTGAAGCTTTGAGGTGACTTTGCTTTTGCCCATGGGTACACTCAAAGGAGAGCTGTCAAAGACTTCAGTGGGGTTTTAGATAAAATGAATGTACTATACTTTGTTGTTaaatctgtttctttgttatttGAAATAAATCTTTCAGCTTGTGAATCTGAAAGATTCCTTGTCTCTTGGTAATGAAACAACAATCATTGTTTGTGAAAATGATATCATTCAAGCTTGAGTCTCATCCCCAAcccgtcaaatactgacactttatAGTGGCAACCATCACAACCTACCATCCCAGAGCATTAGTACTTGACGAGCTGGGGATGGGACCTTTCACAAAGTGCATGAATACATTAGACACAGCTCGGGGAGTGCAAGATTTCAAGTTTGTCATCAGAGGGTCTGCGTGTCGGCAGCAACCACACTACAACTAGCTCTGGACTATGTGGAGTTAGTCTAGTAACAATGTAAAGTAGGTTAAGCAGAGCTACTATGCACCTCCCAACTTGTCTGTCCGAGCTGTAGAGACTGTTGTGAAAATATAGGCTTCACACTAAGATGTTCATATATTGTGTGCACTCAGGGATTATTTTATGAATTATGAAGCAATATCTAATATCAAGAATTCTGAATAAAGTTGATGGTTTATGAACTGTGCTTCTTATTCGAACTTCACTTTAACATTCTATTGGTTTGTTCTATGGGTGCATTTGTGTCAATGCTGTACTCCTGACAAAAACGAGTATTATTAATTACAAACACCGTATGagattatattacattttgattttgagcTAAATGAACTCATTGGATCATCTTTCTTGGTCCTGTTAAAATGGTTATTAGTGGTAGTATTTGACCTATTATAATACTTTCAGTTGAATTTCATTCATGTAAAGCCAGAATACTGCCCCTCTCTTTCACTATCAGTATCTTCTCCTGCAGCCAATATTCCTGTTTTGATCTCAAATGGTCACTGCATCACATGTCTACCTCCTGTATAAATTATAGAGCTAAAAATTAATAATTGTACAACCTATCATCAAGTGCTCTAAGTTGCATACTGCCAGTAAGTGATATGGTGACTCAGAGCAAAATATTTTCAACTCACACTTTTAAATGCAGAAAGggattaaattttttttacatttaaatgtcagagGTGTAACTGTactataaaataaatgaaagcatGAAATTCACATATCACAGACTGATCCCTATATCTTGGTCCTGACAGAAACCTGGCTCAAAGATAGCATTCATGATCCAGTTTCTCTGCATAACTATAACCTGTGCAGAGCAGACAGAGTTGGAGGAGGTGGCGGTGTGGCTGTTGATCAGAAATCATTAACAGAGGTGGATGTTGACATTGGCCAAGGGCCCATCCAGTGTGACATGGTGAAGCACCTATCATACCTACACATTCCCAAATACCCACCAATAAAACGGCATTTTCAGTAGAAATAACAATGCTGTGTGATGTAGATGCTCATCCAAGACCAACATCTGAATTGATCTGCTGATGACTCCTTTGTTTATGTTAACTGGAAAAGCAATTCTCACACAAGGGAGCCAATTTCCCAGCCAAATCAGTCCCAGGAGTCTGGATGAATTAGCTGACGTTATCCACTTAGAATAGTATATTGTTAGATTGTTGAACTTTCAGTTCATCCATGTTAGCAAGAAAGCTAAAGACAACcaaaatatcaaatcaaattttcACACACAACTATTTAACATGCTTTGCTGCAGTGTTATCTTACCTAtccaacaggaaaaaaaacacatctatgTGGTTCAGGGCCTTCAAAACAAAGCGAAGCTCTCTCTATGACTTGAATGCACTGctaatgtttattttcactgGCTTCAGTGGATATTAGTCTCTGTTTTTTGGGTTTATGAGCAGTATGTTGCAGGGTGTGTGTTGTGGAAGATGCCGGACGCTTGTTCATGGACTCTATTTCTGAGaatgaaaaactaaatgaaagaaaattagtaaaaaatagtaaaaaaaataatagccAGATTACAATCTATTTTTGACATCAAATCGTGGGTCGGATGCAGGGTGAGCCAGAAGTGTCGGCGGGGGAAGCCAGTTCTAGACTCCTGATTTCCAAGCATTTCAAGCACCTTAAATCTTTTGCATATTATATTAATACACAATGATTATTTGACTTGCATCACATTCAATTAGATGTTAATCTGCTGTGACCAACCTTAATCATGTTTAAGATAGCAGTACTACAGAAGGGGGACGActctaatgaaaacaaaacaatgttaatgtttctaaatgtgtcatttatccATGGGTAGACTTGGCATTATATCCCAAATAAGAGATTTATTCCAAAAGTCACGAGGCTGCTATTTCAAGCAGTTTAAACTTCAGCTTTATTCATAAAGTTTTCTGCCCCTGTACTGAGGAGCCTCTACTCTACACCCTGCTCACTGCTGATACCCGTTTACTAGCTCAGACACAAAAGTGTTAACATTATTTAAAGTCCAAACTCAAAGTATCTTTACATTCAAACTGTAGTCAGCTGAAGTACAACAGTTTAGGACCCAGAAGCAGAGACCTCAGTGGGTTATGCAGAAAGGTATTTATTGAACAAACAGGTGATCTTGCAGGAGTGAGCTGAACTCAGATTCAGCTGGAAAACGCCAGTGGTGTGGCGGAGGCAACTCATGATGGCTCTGGAGGATAACACTGGGGAGGCTCGGAGGAGTACCAGGTGAAGCGTGCAGAGGTGTTGGAGGTGCCAGAGGCTGGGTGGCTGGCAGAGTTGGCTGATCAGAACAAATCTTGATCTCTGGTGAGTGCAGGATTAATACAAGCCAAACAATAAGTGACACCTCCACACCAGGAGGAGGCCTACAAGCGTGTCCCCCAGGGAGCACTGTGGGAGAGTAAGGTACTAGAGCCACCATGGTTGTCCCTTGTCCCCAGTCCTGTGTGTGACAGTTATGGGCAGGATCTCAAGGCACAGCTGTAGTGAGGAGAGTGTATGGTTTGGGAACCTCAGAattgtgtctctgttttttccAGATGAAGGGGGATTTACCAGTCCATCTATGTTCCAACCCTAACCTATGGTCACAAGGTATTGGTAGTGACAGAAAGAACGAGATCACAGATACTATCtgccaaaatgagtttcctctgtAGCGTGGCTGGGCCCAGACTTAGAGATGGGGCATGGACATTGGGAGGAGTTTCCATCTAGAGGAGACAGTTGAGTTGGTTCAAGCATCTGATCAGGATCCTCCCTTCTGGGGTTTTCCAGGCACGTCCAACTTGAAGGAGACCCTGGGGCAGACCCAGAACCCCCTAATCTTGTCATATTTACAATGTTCTGCCAGCaagctgtttgtgactgagggGATAGATGACCATTGCCATGAAACAATTCTCATATTGTTAGATCTCATGCTGAGAGGCCAGTTTGTGATTTTATCTAGCACTGACACAGGCCACAGGAGAGATAGAAAACTATGGCAGCAGCAAGAAAAGACATGCTTGCAGATAGTTAAGTTTGTCATTTTCTGTCTAGCCACCTGACTGTAGCTCAGAGCTCaaggttttgtttatttttagccTATTTTCCCTTCACTTATTTGCACTTCCTGGAGATCCCTTCATGTTGATGAGTGGATTCTGTGTATTTATCAATGGGCAACACTGGTTCTTTTTTCTGTTCGGTGGCACTTGTCCAGCCACATTGCGTCCAGACACACCTGGCGGTCCTTTACCGCGTGCTGTGCTCTTTGTGTgctaatttgtgtgttttatgagtCATTCCTGTGAGCAAGTCCGAAAATATGGGCATCCTTGGACATGTTGCAACATACTGTACTATTTTTCTTACATCAGATTTCGTTGGGAATCCCGCCCACCCTATTCACCTGCGAATTCCAGAGGCGTAAGGGTGATCCCCTGGTCTAAGGAATCAAAAACTTGATGAAACTTGAATAAGTGAGTGGGAGGGAAAAGGGCAGGAGCGGACAAACTTGATATCTGATGAAATATCATATGACATAAGAGTGCAAGCAGGCACATGTGGATTTGTGTGGTACACCCAAAAATCCGCATCTCTTGTGAAGTAACACAATAAATGTAAGCACCATCCAGGTGGAACGTTTGTCTAGGGAGCAGTTGTGCCCTGGGTTGTGTCAGGTGGAAATCCAGTTGTAGTCTGGATGATGAACTGAGCATGTGTCCATTGCCGCTGAACTTTTTCTGTATGGTACAGTGGTGTAGTCTGTGAAAATAACCAGTTCCAACCCCTTAAAGCCTAACTTAATGCAGGGAAGTGTTATGACGTTTTTTTGATATGGAGTTGAGCATTGCTGTTTGGGTGGCAGGTACACACGCTGCATCGCAGGTGTTTTGGAGTGTGGATTTGCAGGCATCTCGCTAATGTCAATCAATTTGGCACGGGGTGTAGGCTCACACAAAAGTAATagtttacaggaaaaaaaaatattttgttaggTGCCTTACACAAAAGTAACAGATGCTATAGAGTTTTACTTTGTGGGAAATGTTAATattatatatgtacatacaaaGGGATTTATGTTATTGTGGTATTCAGTTGCAGCCAAATGGTTTCACATAGAAGATGTTCAGTGGTTCACTGTGAGTGTAATTTtaatatgaagtgtgtgtgcatgtccaGAATCATTGCAGATGTGATGCTGCTGATATAAGTACAGTGGAAGATTGCTATAATTTGCACTATATCATTATATAGTAGCTCTAATATTAAGGTTTTTTTGCATAACTTTTATGCAGGGAATAAAGCGTTATGAAGTAAGAACACTGTAAACTTTATGCCAGAAAAAGGTTTAATAGCTAAACCTGTGAATATATTATCTAGGATGTAATGGACTTCAGATTCATAGATAGTTTTTGCAATTAAATTGCACTTTTAGTGACTGAAACAGAGACTACCATTAAGAAATGTCTCacattgaatgttttattgtgaagataGAATACAGTTGCAATCTGGATGATGAACTGAACACTGTCTGTCTTCAATGCTgctgaaatgtttctgtatttgaaAACACATGGAATTATATTATGTTGCTGTGGTATTTTGTTGGTTAGCATTGGGGAGTGACTTCCAATGTCTGTTATGATGATTAAACTGGTGTTTTGGTTACTTTGGTGTTCTGCTGTATGTTTTAAGGTAAGAGGTTTGTCCTCACTTTAGTTTGCAAACCCATTTGTTGATTTAGGCTAAATACTGGTGCATGTA is a genomic window containing:
- the LOC115592347 gene encoding uncharacterized protein LOC115592347, translating into MYDWQTAFLRTSLQTLAVIRSAVMGQRMMGHSAKAACGDSMVNMGSDESVLILIQHCQDMKQQETRLRLITFLLLLSCMALVLFMTGANLWQHKNSGSRQQENAAVQSPAYSRQGCPADNPSTDSKRLQIHLRSVPEPEARESGPLYMTWNAEFGQIYDQEKRAIVIPVKGFYFVYMRIALNCLGEDEPEDFKKFFVELQQWNKGYDKNVTLVEALDGILCTTQGSKTMFLGRLFDLSEGDHLRVLIIEGYKLITKSSFGAYLT